The Candidatus Zixiibacteriota bacterium DNA segment CTTCATCCGTTCGTTCATGACACAGCTCTCTTTCCACGGCACAACCAATCCTCCTTGATTTGTACCGTATTATAAGTGTTACCTATGTCATGAGTCTAAACTGTAACCTATGTTCTGGGTTTGTACCGGCGGATTAGGAAACAGGGGATTTTGACCTACAAAGAATCTGAGAGAGGGGGAACGGCTCGGTCCGATTGACCAAGTCTGGATGGATTTATTTGCGGTGGAGGATGATGGCGGTGATGTCGTCGGCGTTCCGACGGCCACCGGTGAAATCAAGAACATTCAAAAGAAGATCATCGACAACACCATCAAACGGTCGCCCGGCACGGTCGCGGAAAAACTCCACGATCCGCTCCTGCTCGAACTCCTCGCCCGACACATTCTGCGCCTCGGTGATACCATCGGTGTAAAGCGCCAAATAATCCCCCGCGCGCAGCTTCAGGCTGCCCTCGTCGTAGCGGAAATCCTCGTGCACCCCCATCACCGTCCCGGTGGCCTCGAGCAGCTCAACCGAACCACCATCGCGAAATACAATCGGGGGAGGATGTCCGGCGTTGGCAAAAGTGATGTGGGTTTCGTCGGCCGATGTTTTATGAAGACACAAACAGACCATCGACACGAACTTCGTCACCGGCACATTGCGGCAGATCCATTGATTGAGGCGCGTAACCAGCGGGGCGGGGGAGTCGATGTCGGCGGAGAGGACGCGCAGTGCTCCCTGGAAATTCGACATGAGCAGTCCGGCGGGAAGGCCGTGTCCCATAGCATCGGCGATGACAATCCGCATGGTGTTGCCATCGGGGCCTTCGAGAAAATCATAATAATCGCCGCCGATATCGCTCGCGGCAAGCGATTTGACAGCCAGGTCGAAACGGGGGATCGCGGGGATGCGCTGCGGAAGCAGGGCGCGATGAATCTTGCTGGCCAGAAAGAGGTCCTCTTCAAGGGCGGCCTTCTCGGCTTCGCTGATGCACTCGAGGCAGACGCGCCGGATCGGCTGGATTTCGAGACGGTCGGGCTCGATACCATCGTGGCAAATGTCGCACTTGCCGAATGAGCCGCTCTCGATTCGCCCGAGGGCATCCTTTATCTGGCCCATGAGTTGCCTGACGGCGGCGGCTTCTTCGTCGCGAAGACCGGCGCCGGAATTGAGCCAGTCAGTCAGGTTCTGTCGGCGCTCTATGAGAAGATCGCGGAAATGTCTGAAATCGGATAGTTGCATAAAATCACTTTCTGGACCCGGCACGTATTGCCGTCAATTATACATACGTTCGGGGGAGTATAAGGTTTAAGTTCAGAAAGTAGAAAATGGGTCGGGTTTATCCCTGCGAAGACTGTCAGGTGGGGACACCTGACAGCACGATGATACCCCGCCTATAGCGTCAGCGGCAGGTGGGAGATAATTCGAGATTAGCCCAACTGTTAGGCGGGGCACAGTAGGCGTTCGATTGATCAAACGTGCTACCCGGTGAATCGGAAGATTCACCGGGTACGAATCCCATAGCAAGCTATGGGGCACCCTATTCCCACCGCAAGCGGATGGGGGACCCTATTCCCACCGTAAGCGGATGGGGCACCGGGGCATTTTGTCACCCGTCGTTGTAGGGGTTCAAAATTTTGAACCCCTACAGGTCAGGCCCAAACAAGGTTTGAGCCTGCCACCCGTCCGGATACAACAGGTCAGGCCCAAACAAAGTTTGAGCCTGCCACCCGTCGGCAGAACCGCTTCGGATTCTTCCCTGCGAAGACTGACTGGATTCCGTCCCGCCACAGGCGGACTCGGAAGTTTTCAACGGAATGACGCGACCTTGCCGATCGCATCTAACGGGTTCCGTCAGGTGCTGTCCCCGAAAGTTTCGGGGATGTCACCTGACGGCGATCTAATCAAACGCGACCTCATGCCTCTTCCTCCCTCGCCCTCCGGGAGAGGGTTGGGGTGAGGGGGGAGGTTTAATCGGTTTTGCGGGAGAATGCGTTGCTGCGAAAAGAAGACAGGCGCGGTCTGGTATTTTTGAGTTGACACGTAGAGCGTTAATCCGTTTCTTGAGAGAGTAGAGGGCGGCTGAAAGGCAATAAGAATATCCTCGGCTGCAAGACACCTTGCCTTCATCCTGTGGAACCTTAAATACTATCCTGCTCGTTAGCAGTAACCTTCGTACGTATAAGGTCCGGGCGATTTAATGAGGGACAAGATGGCTAAGACTAATCATCTTGAAGAAAAAGTCGGTCAGCTGGAGCGGTCTTTGGCGGACCATCGTAGGCTGGAACGTGAGCTTAGGGCTGCCAAGGAATTCAACGAAAATCTCATTGAGACGGCCAACGCGATAGTCCTTACGCTCGACCTCGATGCCAATATAACTCTCTTCAATAGAATGGCCGAACAGTTGACCGGGTACACCAAAGATGAGGTTATCGGTCGCAACTGGATGGAGTTGTTCATTCCGGACGTAGTTCGCGGCGGCGTTGAAAAGATCTTCCGGGATGTTGTCATAGGCAAGGCGCCGATTACCGATTACGAAAATCCGATTATCACGAAATCCGGCGAGGAAAAGATAATCAAATGGAGCAACAGCATAATATATAATTCCGGTCGTGCGCCCGAGGGCGTATTGAGCATCGGTGTCGATGTTACCGAGCAGTGGCGCGCCCGAAGAGAACTGCTGTCGAGTGAGGCGAAATACCGAAAAGTTTTCGAGGCCGCCAACGATGTTATTTTCGTGTTCCGGGGCGAGGAGATAATAGACTGCAACAGCCGGACTGTCGAGATGTTCGGATATGACAAGCGGGAGGAAATGATCGGACTGCATCCGTGGGAATTTTCTCCCGAGTATCAGCCCGATGGTCAGGCATCGCGGGCCAAAGCGGAGTATCTTATCAACGAGGCGTTGAGCGGTCGGCCGCAGTTTTTCCCGTGGAAACACCGGCGGATCAACGGCGAATTGTTCGACGCCGAGGTTTCGCTGAGTTCCTTTCAGGTCGCGGGCGACAGCTATTTGCTGGCGGTGGTGCGAGATGTCACCGAGCGAAAGAGAGCGGAGACCATGCTCCGGTCGGTGGTGCAAGGAACCTCGCTGACAACCGGACAGGAGTTTTTCAGGTCACTGGTGGAACATCTCGCCAAAGGCCTCGGTGTCAGCAGCGCGCTTGTGGCGGAGTTGCACGGTGGCGACGAGACGGGTGTCGATACGCTGGCGTTTTATGACAGGGGTGAGTTCCGCGAGAATATCACCTATGCTCTGTCCGGGACACCGTGTGCCGAGATTGTCAAAAAGGCGCTGCCGTTTTGCTTCAGCGATGTACAGTCGTCTTTTCCGAAAGGGCACCTGCTGAAGCAACTTGACATACGAGTCTATCTCGGCGCGCCGTTAGTCACCGCCGAGGGGGAGGTGATGGGGATCATAGCTATCATGCATCACGATGCTATTACCGAAGAATTGGTCAAACAGGCAGAGTCTCTGCTCACCATTTTCGCCTCTCGCGCCGTGGCCGAACTCCAGCGGCTCCGCGCCGAGCAGGAAGTCCTCGGCGCCAAAGAGCGACTTCAGGCGGAAAGCGAAGCCCTGAGTCAGAAAAATATCGCCATGAAGGAGATTCTCGAGCATATCGAGAAAGACCGGGATCAATTCCGCGAAGAGCTGTCGATGAAAGTCGAGAATCTTCTGCTGCCGGTGGTGTCGAAATTGCGAAGTCATGATGGCAAGTTGCCGGCCAAAGATATCGACCATCTTGAAGATATCCTCAAATCGATTCTTGCCAGGGAGATCGATGTCTTCAAGCGCAACCTGGCTCGTCTTTCGGGAAGGGAGATTCAGATTTGCGAGATGATTCGTAACGGGTTGTCATCTAAGGAGATAGCCGAAGTGCTCGGGATATCGCTGGACACGGTTCAGAAACATAGAGAGTCGATTCGAGACAAACTTCAGATAAAACGCAGCCAGGTCAATCTAACTACTTACCTCAGGTCCCGACCCTGGATTTCATAACGGGTATACGCATTTTATACGCACTTTTTGCGGATTGCTAAGTCGTTCAAAATTACCGATTTATTGCGTGTGGTCGCGGACATACATCTCGCTTGACAACGGGATCTCGATGCCGCAACTGTGGTCACGAGCACAGGCCACTTCATTGTGGCTGTTGAACGACATCTTTGATTGACATCTTTGACTGACATCTTGGACTGACAACTTGGGCTGACATCTTGGATTGACATCGTTGGTTCGACAACTTCGAATAGACATCTTTGATCGACATCTTTGACAGACATCTTTGACACGTATCGAGATCCCGACCACACTTTTATTGCGATTGGTCCTCTCCCGATCTATCCACGAGAAATATAGCGATTGCCTGCTAAAAATCCTGGCGGCCCTCGAGGGCGCGGGTGAGCGTGATCGAGTCGGCGAACTCAAGATCCGATCCGACCGGCAAGCCGCGGGCGATGCGCGTCACCCTGATGCCCATCGGTTTGATCAGCTTTGACAGGTAAATAGCGGTAGCCTCCCCCTCGACATTGGGATTGGTGGCGATAATCAGTTCCTCGACCTCGCCGGAGTGCAGCCGGTTTAACAGCTCGGCTATTTTCAGATCATCCGGCCCGATACCGTCGAGCGGCGAGAGCCTTCCCCCGAGAATGTGAAAGAGGCCTCTGAAACCCTCGGCTTTATCAATCGCGGCAGCATCGGCGGTCTCTTCGACAACGCAGATGACATTGCGCTGGCGTTTGGGATCATCGCAAATCTGGCAGGGGTCGGTCTCGGAGATGTTGTTGCAGACCGAGCAGAAGCCGACTTTCTCTTTGACCTCGCGAATGGTGTCGGCCAATTCGAAAGCTTCTTCTTTGGAGAGTTTGAGAATATGAAAGGCCAGTCGCGCGGCGGATTTCCGCCCGATACCGGGCAGCCGCGCCAATCGATTGGCCAAACGCTCTACGGATCCTGCCGATTTAAACATGGTCACACATTACCTCAGAAAGGTAGGTTCATGCCGGGGATATTCAGACCGCCGGTGAGAGCCGACATTTTTTCCGCTTGAAGCTCCTGGGCTTTTTCTTTGGCCTGTTTGACGGCCGCGAGAATCAGGTCCTGAAGCATCTCGACATCATCGGGATCGACGACCTCGGGGTCGATATTGACGCCGGTGATGTCCATTTTGCCATTGATGGTGATTTTGACCATACCGCCGCCGGAGGTTCCCTCGACTTCGGTTCGTTCCAGTTCAGCCTGGATTTCTTCCATCTTGGCCTGCATCTGCTGGAACTGCTTCATCATATTTCCCAGTCCGCCTTTAGACATTGCAATCTCCTTTGAATTACTCAACCGTTGTCATTTGGGTTTTTTGACGCCGATCACCTCGCCGTTGACTTTCTCAATGAGCATACGGATTCGCGGCGAGCTCTCGACCAGCTTTTTTACATCAACAGCCGAACCGTTGTTTTGTTTCTCCGTTTGTGCGGGAGCTTTCAGGCTGTGGTCTATTTCCAGTCTGAGGCTGAGATTGGCCTTGAAATGCTCGCGCAACAGGTCGGTAATAAATTTTATATTGTCCGGTTTTTCAACTATTACTTTGGAATTTTCACCCGATGACGGAAAGACCGCCAGCACTCTGTT contains these protein-coding regions:
- a CDS encoding SpoIIE family protein phosphatase; protein product: MQLSDFRHFRDLLIERRQNLTDWLNSGAGLRDEEAAAVRQLMGQIKDALGRIESGSFGKCDICHDGIEPDRLEIQPIRRVCLECISEAEKAALEEDLFLASKIHRALLPQRIPAIPRFDLAVKSLAASDIGGDYYDFLEGPDGNTMRIVIADAMGHGLPAGLLMSNFQGALRVLSADIDSPAPLVTRLNQWICRNVPVTKFVSMVCLCLHKTSADETHITFANAGHPPPIVFRDGGSVELLEATGTVMGVHEDFRYDEGSLKLRAGDYLALYTDGITEAQNVSGEEFEQERIVEFFRDRAGRPFDGVVDDLLLNVLDFTGGRRNADDITAIILHRK
- the recR gene encoding recombination mediator RecR, which translates into the protein MFKSAGSVERLANRLARLPGIGRKSAARLAFHILKLSKEEAFELADTIREVKEKVGFCSVCNNISETDPCQICDDPKRQRNVICVVEETADAAAIDKAEGFRGLFHILGGRLSPLDGIGPDDLKIAELLNRLHSGEVEELIIATNPNVEGEATAIYLSKLIKPMGIRVTRIARGLPVGSDLEFADSITLTRALEGRQDF
- a CDS encoding PAS domain S-box protein — encoded protein: MAKTNHLEEKVGQLERSLADHRRLERELRAAKEFNENLIETANAIVLTLDLDANITLFNRMAEQLTGYTKDEVIGRNWMELFIPDVVRGGVEKIFRDVVIGKAPITDYENPIITKSGEEKIIKWSNSIIYNSGRAPEGVLSIGVDVTEQWRARRELLSSEAKYRKVFEAANDVIFVFRGEEIIDCNSRTVEMFGYDKREEMIGLHPWEFSPEYQPDGQASRAKAEYLINEALSGRPQFFPWKHRRINGELFDAEVSLSSFQVAGDSYLLAVVRDVTERKRAETMLRSVVQGTSLTTGQEFFRSLVEHLAKGLGVSSALVAELHGGDETGVDTLAFYDRGEFRENITYALSGTPCAEIVKKALPFCFSDVQSSFPKGHLLKQLDIRVYLGAPLVTAEGEVMGIIAIMHHDAITEELVKQAESLLTIFASRAVAELQRLRAEQEVLGAKERLQAESEALSQKNIAMKEILEHIEKDRDQFREELSMKVENLLLPVVSKLRSHDGKLPAKDIDHLEDILKSILAREIDVFKRNLARLSGREIQICEMIRNGLSSKEIAEVLGISLDTVQKHRESIRDKLQIKRSQVNLTTYLRSRPWIS
- a CDS encoding YbaB/EbfC family nucleoid-associated protein — protein: MSKGGLGNMMKQFQQMQAKMEEIQAELERTEVEGTSGGGMVKITINGKMDITGVNIDPEVVDPDDVEMLQDLILAAVKQAKEKAQELQAEKMSALTGGLNIPGMNLPF